The proteins below are encoded in one region of Levilactobacillus namurensis:
- the lepB gene encoding signal peptidase I codes for MKTFRNIMSWIVPILVALAAVFLIRTYLFEMVGVMGDSMQPNLENKERMMVIKPLQVKRNSVIVFDAYGEDPTAAKNTNYVKRVIGLPGDKVASHNGTLYINGKKVSQSYISEAERTSGTGNWTLSRLAKQRNWKYRGATVPKGKYFVLGDHRSVSEDSRYWGYVSAKKVMGVVKIPFWQSTKTYRTNVNSMAN; via the coding sequence ATGAAGACATTTCGCAACATTATGAGCTGGATTGTCCCCATCCTAGTCGCTCTGGCGGCGGTTTTCTTGATCCGGACCTACCTCTTCGAGATGGTCGGGGTCATGGGAGATTCCATGCAACCCAACCTGGAAAACAAGGAACGGATGATGGTCATCAAGCCTCTCCAGGTCAAACGAAATAGCGTCATCGTCTTCGACGCTTACGGCGAAGACCCCACCGCTGCCAAAAACACCAACTACGTCAAGCGGGTCATCGGTCTACCGGGCGATAAGGTCGCCAGCCACAACGGTACCCTCTACATCAACGGCAAAAAGGTCAGCCAATCCTACATCAGCGAGGCGGAACGGACGTCGGGAACCGGTAACTGGACTCTGAGCCGCCTGGCCAAGCAACGCAACTGGAAGTATCGCGGCGCCACGGTTCCCAAGGGGAAGTACTTCGTCTTGGGGGACCACCGCAGCGTCTCCGAAGACAGCCGTTACTGGGGCTACGTCAGTGCCAAGAAGGTCATGGGCGTCGTCAAGATTCCGTTCTGGCAGAGTACCAAGACCTACCGGACCAACGTCAACAGCATGGCCAACTAA
- a CDS encoding DUF4097 domain-containing protein: MDEKVTLEIRTRMDQLCSGYPASRDLTELKEELVADLTEAVSEKINQGMAVDAAIDAAMAQLGDIDSLLKEVTGTTNAQSETTHKAEHGAQNADQTSETDDDGVFVDHDGDDVRIGGQNGLHIHGDQITWRGKKIIDHDRVHLGNLVQVDGDHVRVADGLVDVDGDNVRIAGQKIVSTGSHRHKSSRDQTAKQTFRTYVESLKLVNTRHFLVTGLRQLVINYPDAAIKLGPSAQNQIVVNEYMSRDNPRYYLQADQSADQLTLRQGDLPRLWPLHIRAEIFLPASLTGKVQLDAGNGSLEISDLDLATTVEAHATNGSVKLFNNQLAGVQVQATNGSVRVDQITAATVQVSSQNGSVGVRHGQGQLTATSHNGSLRIADFQGDGQVTSHNGSVQVDGLTGQLTGSTANGSLTVHQLRGGGTFHAHHGSLKIGVARLTGDLAADGAGNVHLTVAPDQVYRFDLKTHHGHVALPQVVHLSLNDDQHKIGAVGDAAQHQITVVTTNGNVHLK; encoded by the coding sequence ATGGACGAAAAAGTGACGTTAGAGATTCGGACGCGGATGGATCAATTATGCAGTGGGTATCCCGCTTCACGCGACTTAACGGAATTAAAGGAAGAACTGGTGGCCGACCTGACCGAGGCCGTCTCGGAAAAGATCAATCAGGGGATGGCCGTGGACGCCGCCATTGATGCGGCCATGGCCCAACTGGGCGATATTGACAGCCTCTTAAAGGAAGTCACGGGAACGACCAACGCGCAATCTGAGACCACGCACAAAGCCGAACACGGGGCGCAGAACGCAGACCAGACCAGTGAAACGGACGATGATGGGGTCTTCGTCGACCACGACGGGGATGATGTCCGCATTGGCGGGCAGAACGGGCTACACATCCATGGCGACCAAATCACCTGGCGCGGGAAGAAGATTATCGACCATGATCGGGTTCACCTGGGTAACCTGGTCCAGGTCGACGGTGACCATGTTCGAGTGGCGGACGGGCTAGTCGATGTCGATGGTGACAACGTGCGGATCGCCGGACAGAAGATCGTTTCCACCGGGAGTCACCGGCATAAATCTTCCCGGGACCAGACGGCTAAGCAGACCTTTCGGACTTACGTGGAGTCCTTGAAGCTGGTCAACACCCGGCACTTCCTGGTTACGGGCTTGCGTCAGCTGGTCATCAACTACCCGGATGCCGCGATTAAGCTGGGTCCTAGTGCTCAGAATCAGATTGTGGTCAACGAGTACATGAGTCGGGATAACCCGCGCTACTACTTACAGGCCGACCAGTCGGCGGATCAATTGACCCTGCGACAGGGGGACCTCCCCCGGCTCTGGCCCCTGCATATTCGTGCGGAGATCTTCCTGCCGGCTAGTCTGACGGGGAAGGTCCAACTAGATGCGGGCAACGGCAGCCTGGAAATCAGTGATTTAGACCTGGCCACCACGGTGGAGGCCCACGCCACGAACGGCAGCGTCAAGCTATTCAACAACCAGCTAGCGGGGGTGCAGGTCCAGGCCACCAATGGTAGCGTCCGGGTGGATCAGATTACAGCGGCCACAGTCCAAGTCAGCAGTCAAAACGGCTCGGTGGGTGTTCGCCACGGGCAGGGTCAGTTGACCGCAACGTCGCACAATGGCAGTCTCCGCATCGCGGACTTCCAGGGTGACGGCCAGGTGACCAGCCATAACGGTTCCGTCCAGGTCGACGGATTAACGGGGCAGTTGACGGGGAGTACCGCCAACGGCTCACTCACCGTGCACCAGTTACGGGGTGGGGGGACTTTCCACGCCCACCACGGGAGCCTGAAGATTGGTGTCGCTCGGCTGACCGGGGACTTAGCGGCCGATGGGGCGGGCAACGTTCACCTGACCGTTGCTCCGGATCAGGTCTACCGTTTCGACCTCAAGACCCACCACGGCCACGTCGCGTTACCCCAAGTCGTGCACCTCAGCTTAAATGATGATCAGCATAAGATTGGGGCGGTGGGGGATGCCGCGCAGCACCAAATCACCGTCGTCACCACCAACGGCAACGTGCACCTCAAGTAA
- a CDS encoding PadR family transcriptional regulator, with amino-acid sequence MAEVISKDLIRGHTDTIILNILHQGDSYGYQVAKRVRELSGGHYDLNEATLYTVFRRLGKNGAVTNYWGDETQGSRRKYYHITAKGEEILQANTAAWRVAKPIIDQLITGQINQEE; translated from the coding sequence TTGGCTGAGGTGATTTCTAAAGATCTCATCCGGGGACATACGGACACGATTATTTTGAACATTCTTCATCAAGGTGATAGTTACGGGTATCAGGTGGCCAAGCGCGTCCGCGAACTGAGCGGCGGCCACTACGACCTCAACGAGGCGACCCTCTACACGGTCTTTCGCCGGTTAGGCAAGAACGGTGCCGTGACGAATTACTGGGGGGACGAGACCCAGGGCTCACGGCGCAAGTACTATCACATTACCGCTAAGGGAGAAGAAATCTTACAAGCGAATACGGCGGCTTGGCGGGTGGCCAAGCCCATCATTGACCAGCTGATTACTGGGCAGATCAATCAGGAGGAATAG
- a CDS encoding MarR family winged helix-turn-helix transcriptional regulator, with protein MTETTNDTLTEAQLKQEFDDLYMHIFKYIGDFVSIPTQKYNLTFEAYMVMENVARSKNGQTLVELAKLEGVSKSAIARQVNVLLKENYVMQKVDPNDRRVKYITLTAAGSRVQRNLAQATDERFHRWLGFFGRDEAEHFIDVLHKANENAIAAGFVGFDSLHDKRRNSNRHSEKHTNRMGNL; from the coding sequence ATGACAGAAACGACGAATGACACGTTAACGGAAGCACAGCTCAAGCAAGAATTTGACGACTTGTACATGCACATCTTCAAGTACATTGGGGACTTCGTGTCGATCCCTACGCAGAAGTACAACCTGACATTTGAAGCTTACATGGTCATGGAGAACGTGGCGCGGAGCAAGAACGGTCAGACGTTGGTAGAACTGGCCAAGCTCGAGGGGGTCTCCAAGAGCGCGATTGCCCGTCAAGTCAACGTCCTCCTGAAGGAAAACTACGTGATGCAAAAAGTAGATCCTAACGACCGGCGGGTGAAGTACATCACTTTAACGGCGGCGGGGAGTCGGGTTCAACGGAACTTGGCCCAAGCCACGGACGAACGGTTCCACCGGTGGTTAGGCTTCTTCGGTCGCGACGAAGCGGAACACTTTATCGACGTCCTCCACAAGGCTAACGAAAATGCGATTGCGGCAGGCTTTGTTGGGTTTGACAGTTTACATGATAAACGACGGAACTCCAACCGGCACTCTGAGAAACACACCAACCGGATGGGGAATCTCTAG
- a CDS encoding glycosyltransferase, producing MAVIDYLYVLSIISIWVSIGMTLVTLSGGVLFLLRHLHRTDVDDLPPLRRTPRVTVVVPAHNEELVIQDTVKAILRLNYPADCLEVLVYADNCQDQTAVAARSLLTWTEFQGRNLTVIERTGTGGKAGVLNDALAIATGEYLGVYDADAAPERNALYFLVQKVLEDPDRYAAAFGRNKTRNYQQNFLTRCINLEIINTQRIQHTGLWQLFKIGRIPGTNFIINKQVVQELGGWHNGALTEDTEISFNLMRRDKLIALAHRAEAFQQEPETLFAYYNQRKRWARGNYEVLGANLKHLFDRSPWRIKLEVLYYMCTFFWFNAAIVISNVTFLGNGFLALMQWENPALHTMLNLDGPVAFLFLVNWFLMFYLYLLQLNIALASDYGQATVKNFLYSLVAYFTYAQLFIVVALAAVWDICRDRVTGKRRTQWYKTQRF from the coding sequence ATGGCCGTGATTGATTATTTATACGTGCTGTCCATTATTTCTATCTGGGTCTCAATCGGGATGACGCTGGTCACGTTGAGTGGTGGGGTGCTCTTTTTGTTGCGCCATCTTCACCGCACTGACGTAGATGACTTACCGCCATTGCGGCGCACGCCCCGGGTGACGGTCGTGGTGCCGGCGCATAACGAAGAGCTGGTGATTCAAGACACGGTCAAAGCCATCTTACGGTTGAACTATCCGGCCGATTGCCTGGAGGTCCTAGTCTACGCAGACAACTGTCAGGACCAGACCGCCGTTGCGGCCCGAAGCCTACTGACCTGGACCGAGTTCCAGGGGCGGAACCTGACCGTGATTGAGCGCACGGGAACCGGCGGAAAGGCGGGAGTTTTGAACGACGCGTTGGCGATTGCGACCGGCGAGTACCTGGGTGTGTATGATGCGGATGCGGCGCCCGAACGCAACGCCCTGTACTTCTTGGTCCAGAAGGTTTTGGAAGACCCGGACCGCTACGCCGCGGCGTTTGGACGTAACAAGACGCGAAACTACCAGCAAAACTTTCTCACGCGGTGCATCAATTTGGAAATCATCAACACCCAGCGGATTCAGCACACGGGGTTGTGGCAACTCTTTAAGATTGGGCGGATTCCGGGAACCAACTTCATCATCAATAAGCAGGTGGTCCAAGAGCTGGGTGGTTGGCACAACGGGGCGCTGACCGAGGATACCGAAATCTCGTTCAACCTGATGCGGCGCGACAAGTTGATTGCGCTGGCCCACCGAGCCGAGGCCTTTCAACAGGAACCCGAAACGCTTTTTGCCTACTACAACCAACGGAAGCGCTGGGCCCGGGGAAACTATGAAGTGTTGGGGGCCAACCTCAAGCACCTATTCGACCGGTCCCCCTGGCGCATCAAGTTGGAGGTGTTGTATTACATGTGCACCTTCTTCTGGTTCAACGCGGCCATCGTCATCTCGAACGTGACCTTCTTGGGAAACGGCTTCTTGGCGCTGATGCAGTGGGAGAACCCGGCGTTGCATACCATGTTGAACCTCGATGGCCCGGTGGCGTTCCTGTTTCTGGTGAACTGGTTTTTGATGTTCTACCTGTACCTGCTCCAGCTCAACATCGCCTTAGCCAGCGATTATGGTCAGGCGACCGTTAAGAACTTTCTCTATAGTCTGGTGGCCTACTTTACCTATGCCCAGTTGTTCATCGTGGTGGCGCTGGCGGCAGTCTGGGATATCTGTCGCGACCGGGTAACGGGGAAACGGCGGACCCAGTGGTACAAGACGCAACGCTTTTAA
- a CDS encoding DUF1440 domain-containing protein, producing MSFLSKRSLHLPAAIIAGTAAGVVSGLVKLGWENVLPPRTEERDATNPPQTLLQQFGVPAKVTHATYHYSGHELPWVSYVIHFGFSTTFAVLYQILGEKIPAIKKDAGTWFGLAIWVAFHLGIMPAMGTVPSAKDQPEEEHVSEALGHVIWMVTNDLVGDEVYRRLVAQARQ from the coding sequence ATGTCATTCTTATCGAAACGTTCATTACACTTGCCCGCCGCGATCATTGCGGGAACGGCCGCTGGCGTGGTCTCCGGGCTGGTCAAGCTGGGCTGGGAAAACGTCCTGCCCCCCCGCACTGAGGAACGGGACGCGACGAACCCACCCCAAACGCTACTCCAACAATTCGGCGTTCCGGCCAAAGTGACCCACGCCACTTACCACTATTCCGGCCACGAGTTGCCTTGGGTCAGTTACGTGATCCACTTCGGCTTCTCGACCACCTTCGCCGTCCTCTACCAGATTCTAGGTGAGAAGATTCCGGCCATCAAGAAGGACGCCGGCACCTGGTTCGGTCTAGCCATCTGGGTCGCCTTCCACCTGGGCATCATGCCCGCCATGGGAACTGTCCCATCCGCTAAGGATCAACCGGAAGAAGAACACGTCTCGGAAGCTTTGGGTCACGTGATCTGGATGGTCACCAACGACCTAGTCGGCGATGAGGTCTACCGCCGGTTAGTGGCCCAAGCACGCCAATAA
- a CDS encoding MFS transporter encodes MQSPWQTKWPERISYGMSDAADNLVFQMMTTYLLFFYTDVYGLSASAAAILFIVARLADVVESLIIGVMIDHTHSKWGKSRPFFLWYALPYVAFAILTFVTPPFSGTGKLVWAYVTYLGLGFFYTAVNLPITSILPTLTHNDQEMTLLGVIRQFSGSAVQIVVAVFTLPLVAFFGHGNQQKGFLLTIAVFGGISLILIWNTFFQVRERFTSPDHPTQSWGAVTRMLRQNQPWLIISVVILLYWLTTAIKNQTTIYYFKYLMHQESLVPIANSFTFAALIGVVLIVHAANHWGKKRTMLGGIVVAIIGQLILSLGTTFSHLPTIFTGILVNAVGNGLIIGLVSIMIADTIRYGTALGIQAEGILASTDDFGVNVGLGLGGLVTAGLFHFSGYVANRPQNLATQHMIILNYAWIPLLLYVVMLIVLLFYDEDRIHRALAPTPAKGTTQN; translated from the coding sequence ATGCAATCACCCTGGCAGACCAAATGGCCCGAACGGATCAGTTATGGCATGAGTGACGCTGCCGACAATCTGGTCTTTCAGATGATGACGACCTACCTGCTGTTCTTCTACACGGACGTCTATGGCCTGTCCGCCAGCGCTGCCGCCATCCTCTTCATCGTCGCCCGGCTCGCCGACGTGGTCGAAAGCCTGATTATCGGGGTCATGATCGACCACACCCACTCCAAGTGGGGCAAGAGCCGGCCGTTCTTTCTCTGGTACGCGTTGCCCTACGTGGCGTTCGCCATCCTGACCTTCGTCACGCCGCCCTTTAGCGGTACCGGCAAACTGGTCTGGGCCTACGTGACTTACCTGGGACTGGGCTTCTTCTACACGGCGGTCAACCTGCCCATCACCTCGATTCTCCCGACCCTGACCCACAACGACCAGGAAATGACGTTGCTGGGGGTCATCCGCCAATTCAGCGGTAGCGCGGTTCAAATCGTGGTTGCGGTGTTCACGTTGCCCTTGGTGGCCTTCTTCGGTCACGGGAATCAGCAAAAGGGCTTCCTGTTGACCATCGCCGTCTTCGGGGGCATCTCCTTGATTCTGATCTGGAACACGTTCTTCCAGGTTCGCGAACGCTTCACCAGTCCCGACCACCCCACCCAATCTTGGGGCGCCGTGACGCGGATGTTGCGGCAAAACCAGCCTTGGTTGATCATCTCCGTGGTCATTTTGCTGTATTGGTTGACCACGGCCATTAAGAACCAGACCACCATCTACTACTTTAAGTACTTAATGCACCAAGAAAGCCTGGTCCCCATCGCTAACAGTTTCACCTTCGCGGCGCTGATTGGCGTGGTGCTGATTGTCCACGCGGCGAACCACTGGGGCAAGAAGCGGACCATGCTAGGGGGCATCGTCGTGGCCATCATTGGCCAGTTGATCCTGTCCCTAGGGACCACGTTCAGCCACCTGCCCACCATCTTTACGGGCATCCTAGTTAACGCCGTGGGGAACGGCCTGATTATCGGGCTGGTCTCCATCATGATTGCCGACACTATTCGTTACGGCACCGCCTTGGGCATCCAAGCCGAAGGGATCCTGGCGTCGACGGATGACTTCGGGGTCAACGTGGGCCTAGGACTAGGTGGTCTGGTGACGGCCGGTCTCTTCCACTTCTCCGGCTACGTTGCGAACCGCCCGCAGAACCTGGCGACCCAGCACATGATCATCCTCAACTACGCTTGGATTCCACTCCTATTGTACGTGGTCATGTTGATTGTCCTGCTCTTCTACGACGAAGACCGGATTCACCGGGCCTTAGCGCCCACTCCGGCTAAGGGCACCACTCAAAATTAA
- a CDS encoding NADPH-dependent FMN reductase, with protein MTKIALILGTTRSSSLGAQIFSYLKHQFPNTADVTYTWLDLRDYPLPFYDHPETPLDRPISQPTATEKAWLDQLAAQDGYVILSPEYDHAIPGGLKNALDSVGGQVDHKPVQVVTYSHYSDGGMLAAASVVPILQMLKMFVLPTPVLLWNADQNFTAEGTLRPDVANSDHFAQRLRDALAEVTFYSRLLKAHPYHA; from the coding sequence ATGACAAAGATTGCCCTGATTCTCGGCACCACCCGGTCATCTTCGCTGGGTGCCCAGATCTTCAGTTACTTAAAGCACCAGTTTCCCAACACCGCGGACGTGACCTACACCTGGCTGGATCTGCGTGACTACCCGTTGCCGTTCTACGACCACCCCGAGACGCCCCTAGACCGCCCCATTAGCCAGCCGACCGCTACCGAAAAGGCCTGGTTGGACCAACTCGCGGCCCAGGATGGCTACGTGATTTTAAGTCCTGAATACGACCACGCGATTCCCGGTGGGCTGAAGAACGCCCTAGACTCGGTTGGCGGCCAGGTCGACCACAAGCCGGTTCAAGTGGTGACCTATTCCCACTATAGTGATGGCGGAATGCTGGCCGCCGCATCGGTGGTGCCGATTCTCCAGATGCTTAAGATGTTCGTACTGCCGACGCCGGTGCTCCTCTGGAACGCTGACCAGAATTTCACCGCCGAGGGGACCCTCCGACCAGACGTCGCCAACAGTGACCATTTCGCCCAACGGCTCCGGGACGCGCTGGCTGAGGTGACCTTCTACAGCCGCTTGCTGAAAGCCCACCCCTACCACGCGTAA
- a CDS encoding diguanylate cyclase domain-containing protein, which yields MRLKTVDNIVFFGMLLILLYQYALLYLSIFAGTWENFVMVAGAFLLGLFLGRTTYIILASALSFVCVSVGLLLLILHDTRQLYFWGAIALISITPLTAYLTYLLDHRLMKRQALHTYLQKVQRDRPELDVITGAYNGFALDQALRRELALLADNHEDYRITLTMVKIDFLENVVNFLGNDHFNDLLRGTARQLEGMLFTVDRLYYIGSGKFVIKSPLLDEANAGLLRRKLKAHINEIGGHFGLARNGLVLRIGQISSTQERLEDYHAEEIIANLERSAETDIVKEYI from the coding sequence ATGCGGTTAAAAACGGTCGATAATATTGTCTTTTTCGGGATGCTACTTATTTTGCTGTACCAGTACGCCTTACTCTACCTGAGTATCTTTGCGGGGACCTGGGAGAACTTTGTGATGGTCGCCGGGGCGTTTTTGCTCGGGTTATTTTTAGGACGGACCACCTACATTATCCTGGCTAGTGCCCTGTCCTTTGTCTGCGTTAGCGTGGGTTTGTTGTTACTGATTCTGCACGACACGCGACAACTGTACTTTTGGGGTGCCATTGCACTGATCAGCATTACCCCCCTGACGGCGTACCTGACGTATTTACTCGACCACCGGTTGATGAAGCGCCAAGCGTTGCACACGTACCTGCAAAAGGTTCAGCGGGACCGACCAGAACTCGACGTCATCACCGGCGCCTACAACGGGTTTGCGTTGGACCAAGCACTGCGGCGGGAGCTGGCCCTGTTGGCGGACAATCACGAAGACTACCGGATTACCCTGACCATGGTCAAGATCGATTTCTTGGAAAACGTGGTCAACTTCTTGGGGAACGATCACTTCAACGACCTGTTGCGGGGAACGGCGCGGCAGCTAGAAGGGATGCTCTTTACCGTCGACCGCCTGTACTATATTGGGTCGGGAAAGTTTGTAATCAAGTCCCCGTTGCTCGACGAGGCTAACGCGGGGCTGTTGCGCCGTAAGTTAAAGGCCCATATTAATGAAATCGGGGGGCACTTTGGGTTAGCCCGGAACGGCTTAGTGTTGCGGATCGGTCAGATTTCGTCCACGCAGGAGCGCTTGGAAGACTACCATGCGGAGGAGATTATTGCGAACTTAGAGCGTAGTGCCGAGACGGATATCGTTAAGGAATATATTTAG
- a CDS encoding glycosyl hydrolase family 8, whose protein sequence is MRHHRFQWLIGSLLVLVTLAISGAIYFTQHRPRTVAVVKSHMIQQHYRQWQREYLSGNQVKHVRTTTKGPEQALSEAQGYGMLITVLAAEHGIATRRTFDQLTRYYLDHRIGRHNALMAWRQQQVQHQMKDREAAATSATDGDLDIAYALLLAHERWGSIGDLDYKTLAQQLISDIEKYEINPRTKLPRVGNWATSRQSTQIIRPSDLSTAYFRKFAKYMQDGSWIKVALNSQKVLQKISDRHSTGLIPDFIRVTNQDLNLQDVRPNQIASKFDNAYGFNACRVPWRAAYDYQVSKSPLSGEVAEKLLTFFSHQKEIKAVYTLGGQAQEKYSSPAFTAPLAYAAQAMGHEGLSQRYLPFLTAKQPADNYYAATLQMLMLVMSGDLA, encoded by the coding sequence ATGCGGCATCATCGTTTTCAATGGCTGATTGGGAGTTTGTTGGTCCTGGTCACGTTGGCCATTTCTGGCGCCATCTATTTCACCCAACACCGACCCCGGACCGTTGCCGTGGTTAAGAGCCACATGATTCAGCAGCATTACCGCCAGTGGCAACGGGAGTACCTTAGCGGGAACCAAGTGAAGCACGTGCGCACCACGACTAAGGGTCCCGAGCAGGCCCTGTCCGAGGCTCAGGGATACGGCATGCTGATTACGGTGCTGGCTGCGGAACACGGAATTGCGACCCGGCGGACCTTCGACCAGTTGACCCGGTACTACCTCGACCACCGGATTGGTCGGCACAACGCGCTGATGGCTTGGCGTCAGCAACAGGTCCAGCATCAGATGAAGGATCGTGAGGCTGCGGCGACCAGTGCGACCGATGGCGACTTGGACATCGCTTACGCTCTGTTGTTGGCCCATGAGCGGTGGGGAAGTATCGGGGATTTAGACTATAAGACCCTCGCACAGCAGTTGATCAGTGATATTGAAAAGTACGAAATCAATCCGCGTACGAAGCTACCGCGGGTGGGGAACTGGGCGACCAGCCGCCAGAGTACCCAAATCATCCGGCCATCGGACTTGTCGACCGCCTACTTCCGGAAATTCGCCAAATACATGCAGGATGGGTCCTGGATCAAGGTGGCCTTAAATAGTCAGAAGGTTCTCCAGAAGATTAGCGACCGCCACTCAACGGGCTTGATTCCGGACTTTATCCGGGTGACCAACCAGGACTTGAACTTGCAGGATGTCCGGCCTAACCAGATTGCGTCGAAGTTCGACAACGCGTATGGTTTCAACGCTTGTCGGGTCCCATGGCGGGCTGCTTACGACTATCAAGTGTCGAAGAGCCCGCTAAGTGGGGAAGTCGCCGAAAAACTCCTGACCTTCTTCAGCCACCAAAAGGAGATTAAAGCCGTCTACACGCTGGGGGGTCAGGCCCAAGAGAAATACAGCAGTCCGGCGTTTACGGCGCCGTTAGCGTACGCGGCCCAGGCCATGGGCCACGAAGGCTTGAGCCAGCGGTACCTGCCCTTCTTGACCGCCAAGCAACCCGCCGATAATTACTACGCGGCGACGTTGCAGATGTTGATGTTAGTGATGAGTGGGGACTTGGCTTAG
- a CDS encoding iron-sulfur cluster biosynthesis family protein, translating to MTSLKMSDRFYDLLVKKQLTDKDLILIADDGGGKYSLNGGACTIGTQFTLITLDHPDPDYPVAIDNARGLKLWSSDYNLYFFDTGLTLDFQHNSIIIKDDAHLLDSAVQIADGQQVLAAFEQGVTAPSETC from the coding sequence ATGACAAGTTTAAAGATGAGTGATCGGTTTTACGACTTATTGGTAAAGAAACAGCTGACGGATAAGGACTTGATCCTGATTGCGGACGATGGCGGCGGAAAGTATTCTCTGAATGGCGGGGCTTGTACGATTGGGACCCAGTTCACGCTGATTACGCTGGACCATCCGGATCCCGATTATCCAGTCGCGATTGATAACGCTCGGGGCCTCAAGTTATGGTCATCGGACTACAACCTGTACTTCTTCGATACGGGTCTCACGCTGGACTTCCAGCACAACAGCATCATCATTAAGGACGATGCGCACTTGCTGGACAGCGCGGTACAGATTGCCGATGGGCAACAAGTCTTAGCGGCCTTCGAACAGGGTGTGACGGCCCCCAGTGAAACCTGCTAG